Proteins encoded in a region of the Saccharomyces eubayanus strain FM1318 chromosome V, whole genome shotgun sequence genome:
- a CDS encoding aldo/keto reductase family protein, whose translation MAEZVKIIYGSFPLNLLQRSDIDEISTILEKAGVKDIDTARIYPDXEKXLGEXXXPXRFXIHTKASGFSAGCLTKDNINKXIEESLSLLGVPNVETYFLHSPDPETPIEETLGAINSLYEQGKFKKFGLSNFATEDVKRIHEYAKSKNYVLPTVYQGNYNAFSRAIEDDLFPLLRELHISFYAYSPIAGGFLAKTXEQXLXXKSGRFDXSXXIGQLYLKLYBRPALXKGLEEWNKLAEXTGISRFSLAYRWIAHNSSLKREFGDAVIIGGRSPSQVSGALESISEGPLDPETVKKIDEIWQIVEGEAPLNNYTY comes from the coding sequence ATGGCAGAASAGGTCAAAATAATATACGGAAGCTTTCCTCTTAATCTTTTGCAACGGTCAGATATCGATGAGATATCAACTATTTTGGAGAAAGCWGGAGTAAAAGATATAGATACTGCACGGATYTAYCCAGATARCGAAAAARYCCTTGGYGAATTSCRRSTWCCARGTMGRTTYAMYATWCATACRAAGGCKAGYGGATTTTCAGCTGGATGTTTAACAAAAGATAACATTAATAAGTSTATTGAAGAGTCGTTGAGCCTGCTAGGCGTTCCAAATGTTgaaacatattttttgCACTCGCCAGACCCTGAAACTCCTATTGAAGAAACTCTCGGYGCAATAAACTCTCTGTATGAACAAGgtaaattcaaaaagtttgGGTTATCAAACTTCGCAACGGAGGACGTGAAGCGCATCCACGAATATGcaaaaagcaagaattACGTCTTACCAACAGTGTATCAAGGAAACTATAACGCGTTCTCAMGGGCGATTGAGGATGATCTTTTCCCCYTGTTAAGAGAGTTGcatatttctttctatGCGTATTCACCAATYGCAGGAGGGTTCTTGGCGAAAACKSYWGAACAGRTAYTGGRGRGYAAATCRGGYMGGTTCGACAASAGYAMTMWKATTGGGCAGTTRTATTTGAARCTTTATRACAGGCCTGCTCTTATSAAAGGGCTRGAAGAATGGAACAAACTCGCCGAGRAGACAGGTATATCTAGGTTCAGTTTAGCTTACAGATGGATYGCTCACAACTCTTCTCTAAAGAGGGAATTTGGTGACGCTGTTATCATTGGAGGACGGTCTCCTAGTCAGGTTTCTGGTGCGTTGGAGTCCATTTCCGAGGGGCCTTTAGACCCTGAAACGGTAAAGAAAATCGACGAAATTTGGCAAATAGTTGAAGGTGAAGCACCACTAAACAATTACACTTACTAG
- the PHR1 gene encoding deoxyribodipyrimidine photo-lyase PHR1 — protein MKRAIPFSPKANVSKVPKLDIAHDFGQYHSVNKKYYPNPITAKSANQFNNKSRAKPIDILEKLQKKHKVLLKDTSTVIHWFRNDLRIHDNLALYKCVELYQQLKENNADAKLYAIYVINEDDWRAHMDSGWQLSFILEALKNLQKSLAELHIPLLVWKFDDFKSSLSNSKEFVTFFKEKCLDLTSGKPVAITANIKYQTDELYRDIRLLEQDDQRIQLKFYHDSCIVAPGLLTTGKGTIYSVFTPWYKKWVLYLNKHKENGSGICHLYEIKQAKYNEKFELEPFDYKLPDEFVEYIPKSQWSLPEASEAAALSLLDDFLQTKSSKYNNAKDMLSLDGTSGLSAYITTGMISTRFIVNQASQVSNGQIMAKALKDNSSIQNFIKEVAWRDFYKHCMCNWPYTSMEIPYRLDTLDIKWENDPAVFEKWCIGNTGIPVVDAIMRKLLYTGYINNRSRMITASFLSKNLLVDWRWGERWFRKHLIDCDLSSNIGGWGFCSSTGIDAQPYFRVFNMDLQAKKYDPEMKFIKKWIPELPNSEGRHSKDYPDPLVDLRDSRERALEVYKSAM, from the coding sequence atgaaaagagcTATACCATTTAGCCCCAAAGCGAACGTTTCCAAGGTGCCTAAGTTAGATATAGCACATGACTTCGGACAGTATCATTCTGTGAATAAGAAATATTATCCAAATCCAATTACTGCGAAGAGCGCCAATCAATTCAACAATAAGTCGAGGGCTAAGCCAATAGACATCCTGGAAAAACTGCAGAAAAAACACAAAGTGTTACTCAAAGATACTTCTACTGTTATACATTGGTTTCGGAACGATTTACGCATACACGATAATTTGGCGTTGTACAAATGTGTTGAACTATATCAGCAgttaaaggaaaacaatgCGGATGCCAAGTTGTATGCCATCTATGTCatcaatgaagatgattgGAGAGCTCATATGGATAGTGGGTGGCAGTTGTCATTTATTTTAGAGgcattgaaaaacttgcAGAAATCCTTGGCTGAGCTACATATTCCTCTTCTTGTATGGAAATTCGACGATTTTAAAAGCTCTTTGTctaattcaaaagaatttgttacgttttttaaagaaaagtgtCTGGATTTAACCTCAGGAAAACCGGTGGCCATTACAGCTAACATTAAATACCAAACAGATGAACTCTACCGCGACATTCGGTTATTAGAACAGGACGACCAACGGATTCAACTGAAGTTTTACCATGACTCTTGTATCGTTGCTCCAGGTCTACTCACTACCGGTAAAGGTACTATTTATTCCGTATTTACTCCATGGTATAAAAAATGGGTGTTATATCTGAACAAACATAAAGAGAACGGTTCTGGAATATGTCATTTGTACGAAATTAAACAAGCAAAGtacaatgaaaaatttgagtTGGAACCGTTCGATTATAAATTACCAGACGAGTTTGTTGAGTACATTCCTAAATCACAGTGGTCTTTGCCAGAGGCTTCTGAGGCTGCAGCGCTGTCTCTATTGGATGATTTCCTACAAACTAAGAGCTCCAAGTATAATAATGCAAAAGACATGCTTTCTTTGGATGGAACTTCTGGACTAAGTGCGTATATAACCACTGGTATGATCAGCACAAGATTCATAGTCAATCAAGCTTCCCAAGTGTCCAATGGCCAAATTATGGCCAAAGCACTTAAGGATAACTCTTCTATCCAgaattttatcaaagagGTGGCCTGGAGAGATTTTTACAAACATTGTATGTGCAATTGGCCATACACATCTATGGAAATCCCATATCGACTTGATACTTTGGATATAAAGTGGGAGAATGACCCAGCAGTATTTGAGAAGTGGTGTATCGGCAATACGGGCATCCCTGTAGTAGATGCTATAATGAGAAAATTACTATACACGGGGTATATCAATAATAGATCTAGAATGATTAcagcttcttttctttccaagaatCTGTTAGTAGATTGGAGATGGGGTGAACGTTGGTTCAGGAAGCACTTGATAGACTGTGATTTATCATCAAATATTGGCGGCTGGGGTTTTTGTTCCAGTACGGGAATTGATGCTCAGCCATACTTTCGAGTATTTAATATGGATTTACAAGCGAAAAAATACGACCCAGAGATGAAATTCATCAAGAAATGGATTCCAGAATTGCCCAATTCTGAAGGTCGTCATTCAAAAGACTACCCAGATCCGTTAGTGGATTTAAGGGATAGCAGGGAACGCGCTCtagaggtatataaaagCGCTATGTGA
- the MHT1 gene encoding S-adenosylmethionine-homocysteine S-methyltransferase MHT1, with protein sequence MARIAIEKLIVEHPQKVLVLDGGQGTELENRGININSPVWSAAPFISDSFWEKTSSDRTLVEEMYRDFMDAGANVLMTVTYQANFQSISENTSIKTLLDYNRFLDRVVSFTRRVIGEDRYLIGSIGPWAAHVSSEYTGDYGPHPEDIDYLQHFKAQLDNFNKHADIDLIGFETVPNFHELKAILSWDENIISKPFYVGLSVHDNGLLRDGTTMEEIAAYVKSLGRKINKHFLLLGVNCISFNQSASILKSLHQVLPDMPLLAYPNSGEIYDTKTKTWHQVNGKLNGWDVVVEEFIDNGARIIGGCCRTSAKDISEIASAVDRHS encoded by the coding sequence ATGGCACGCATTGCGATAGAAAAGTTGATAGTTGAACATCCTCAAAAAGTTCTTGTTCTCGATGGTGGACAAGGAACAGAATTGGAGAATAGAGGCATTAACATAAATAGTCCGGTATGGTCTGCGGCGCCTTTCATTAGCGATTCTTTTTGGGAGAAAACTTCTTCTGACCGAACCTTGGTCGAGGAAATGTATAGAGACTTTATGGATGCTGGTGCAAATGTGTTAATGACAGTCACTTACCAGgcaaattttcaaagtatTTCTGAAAATACTTCGATCAAAACCCTTTTGGACTACAACCGCTTTCTCGACAGAGTTGTGTCATTTACGCGCAGAGTTATTGGTGAGGACAGGTACTTAATTGGAAGTATTGGCCCATGGGCGGCCCACGTCTCCAGTGAGTATACTGGTGACTATGGCCCACACCCAGAAGATATTGATTACCTCCAACACTTCAAAGCCCAGCTGGACAATTTCAACAAGCATGCAGATATCGATCTTATTGGTTTCGAAACGGTTCCTAATTTCCATGAGCTAAAGGCTATTTTATCTTGGGATGAGAACATTATCTCAAAACCCTTCTACGTCGGGTTATCAGTGCACGATAATGGTTTGCTGCGAGATGGTACCACtatggaagaaattgcaGCCTACGTAAAAAgtcttggaagaaaaatcaataaacattttttgttgctgGGAGTTAACTGTATTAGTTTCAACCAGTCTGCATCCATTCTAAAATCTCTGCATCAGGTTTTACCTGACATGCCACTATTAGCTTATCCAAATAGTGGAGAAATTTATGATACTAAGACAAAGACATGGCATCAGGTAAATGGTAAGCTAAATGGCTGGGACGTGGTAGTGGAGGAATTCATAGATAACGGTGCGCGCATTATTGGCGGTTGTTGTAGAACATCTGCTAAAGATATCTCTGAAATTGCATCTGCTGTAGATAGACACTCCTAA
- the MMP1 gene encoding S-methylmethionine permease MMP1, with translation MIDSKSAKISEVQFSTSVVSTPSSDTTNLVHRFKNSFKRKDASVIQDGLLYSELSEEEKVQWDLANQPYKKVLDQRHLTMIAIGGTLGTGLFIGLGESLASGPGSLLIGFLLVGASMLCVVQCGAELSCQYPVSGSYALHASRFIDPSAGFSVGINYLLMWLISFPSELVGCSLTMSYWAPSVNPAVWVAIAFTLSMLLNLFGARGFAESEFYMSIFKIVALFIFIIIGIILIAGGGPESTGYIGTKYWHDPGSFAPPAFKNFCNTFVSAAYSFSGTEMVVLTSAEARNVSSVSRAAKGTFWRIAVFYIVTVIIIGCLVPYNDPRLINGSSSEDITASPFVIALSNTGAMGTRVSQFMNAVILIAVFSVCNSCVYASSRLIQGLATAGQLPKICGYMDRNGRPLVGMAICGAFGLLGFLVVSKDQGTVFTWLFALCSISFFTTWFCICFCQIRFRMAMKAQGKSDDDIIYKSPLGICGGVVGCTLNVLLVIGEIYVSAAPVGMPSSAANFFEYCMSIPIMIAVYIGHRIYRKDWRHWYIKREDIDLDSGHSMEDLEATKLRRDLEKEYVASRPFYYRIYRFFC, from the coding sequence atgattGACTCTAAATCTGCCAAAATTTCAGAGGTGCAGTTCAGCACTAGTGTTGTAAGTACGCCCTCATCAGACACAACTAACCTAGTTCACAGATTCAAGAACTCTTTCAAACGAAAGGACGCATCAGTAATTCAAGATGGTCTGCTGTATTCTGAGCTTTcggaggaagaaaaagtacaGTGGGACTTAGCCAATCAGCCTTATAAAAAGGTTCTAGATCAAAGACACTTAACAATGATAGCTATCGGAGGTACCCTGGGGACAGGACTTTTTATTGGATTAGGGGAATCGCTAGCATCCGGCCCTGGTTCTTTGCTTATTGGGTTCTTGCTGGTGGGAGCATCGATGCTTTGCGTTGTTCAATGTGGAGCTGAACTTTCATGCCAGTATCCTGTCTCTGGATCTTATGCTCTACACGCGAGTAGGTTCATAGACCCGTCTGCGGGTTTCAGTGTTGGAATTAATTATTTGTTGATGTGGCTTATATCTTTCCCCAGTGAGTTAGTTGGATGTTCACTTACCATGTCTTATTGGGCTCCCTCCGTCAACCCTGCGGTATGGGTTGCCATCGCTTTTACCTTGAGCATGTTATTGAACCTTTTTGGAGCAAGGGGATTCGCAGAATCAGAGTTCTACATGTCgatcttcaaaattgttgcacttttcatctttataaTCATTGGGATTATTTTAATTGCAGGTGGTGGCCCTGAATCAACTGGCTATATCGGTACGAAATACTGGCACGACCCAGGTTCTTTTGCTCCTCCggcttttaaaaatttctgTAATACTTTCGTTTCTGCAGCATACTCATTTAGTGGTACCGAGATGGTTGTTCTAACTAGTGCTGAGGCCAGAAATGTTTCGTCGGTGTCTCGGGCTGCTAAGGGTACCTTCTGGAGAATTGCGGTCTTTTACATCGTTACTGTGATTATTATTGGTTGTCTGGTCCCTTATAATGATCCTCGTTTGATTAATGGTTCTTCAAGTGAGGATATTACTGCTTCTCCCTTTGTGATTGCTTTAAGTAACACCGGTGCCATGGGGACAAGAGTGTCACAGTTTATGAATGCGGTCATCCTAATAGCTGTGTTTTCCGTTTGTAACTCCTGTGTCTATGCCTCTTCTAGGCTTATTCAAGGTCTTGCTACAGCAGGTCAGCTTCCAAAGATTTGCGGCTATATGGACAGAAATGGTAGGCCTTTAGTTGGTATGGCGATATGTGGTGCTTTTGGACTTTTAGGCTTTTTGGTTGTTTCTAAAGACCAGGGTACTGTTTTTACCTGGTTGTTTGCGTTGTGTtctatttccttttttacAACTTGGTTCTGTATCTGCTTTTGTCAAATCAGATTCAGGATGGCTATGAAAGCCCAAGGAAAATCGGATGATGACATTATTTACAAGTCACCATTAGGAATCTGTGGAGGAGTTGTCGGATGTACTTTAAACGTGTTGCTAGTTATCGGGGAAATATACGTATCAGCTGCGCCGGTAGGCATGCCTAGCTCTGCCGctaatttctttgaatattgTATGAGTATTCCAATAATGATTGCTGTCTACATCGGACACAGGATTTACCGCAAAGATTGGAGGCACTGGTACATTAAGCGGGAAGATATCGACCTTGACAGCGGACATTCCATGGAGGATTTGGAAGCCACCAAACTGAGAAGGGATCTAGAGAAGGAATATGTTGCTTCCAGACCATTTTACTACAGGATTTACAGATTTTTCTGCTAA